The proteins below are encoded in one region of Sulfitobacter sp. SK012:
- a CDS encoding ATP-binding protein translates to MTQTTVLAQIIATLPLPTLVIDQTERIIAINASGQTLLATPALGRNFVTILRQPAIVEAVEACIADGTARTTNYLSQETKSETVYEVSVAKIANAQTVVLSFRDVTDVTQAGQMRRDFVANVSHELRTPLTALMGFIETLRGPARDDAAARDRFLGIMADEAERMNRLVGDLLSLSRVEAEERVRPTTSVDLLDVLGTTLRNLNPLATEAKVALRPDLGAVSLMMTADADQLQQVFTNLIENAIKYGGQGRSVWITATVSERDQALRSRGVRISIRDEGPGIDPVHLPRLTERFYRADSHRSRSLGGTGLGLAIVKHILNRHRGRLRITSELGNGAEFLVILPLE, encoded by the coding sequence ATGACCCAGACGACGGTGCTTGCGCAGATCATTGCCACGCTGCCCTTGCCGACGCTGGTGATTGACCAGACGGAGCGGATTATTGCGATCAATGCATCTGGCCAAACATTGCTGGCGACCCCGGCATTGGGGCGTAATTTTGTTACTATTCTGCGCCAACCCGCCATCGTCGAAGCGGTAGAAGCATGCATTGCAGACGGCACTGCCCGCACGACCAATTACCTGAGCCAAGAAACCAAAAGTGAGACCGTCTACGAAGTTTCTGTGGCGAAGATCGCAAATGCGCAAACCGTTGTACTGAGCTTTCGGGATGTCACGGATGTGACCCAAGCCGGGCAGATGCGCCGCGATTTTGTTGCCAATGTCAGCCACGAGTTGCGCACGCCACTCACGGCCCTGATGGGGTTCATCGAAACCCTGCGCGGCCCTGCACGCGATGATGCTGCCGCACGGGATCGTTTTTTGGGCATCATGGCGGATGAGGCAGAGCGCATGAACCGATTAGTGGGCGATCTCTTGTCGCTCAGCAGGGTCGAGGCCGAAGAACGCGTCCGCCCGACAACATCGGTTGATTTGCTTGATGTGCTCGGCACCACATTGCGGAACCTCAACCCACTGGCCACGGAAGCGAAAGTCGCCTTGCGCCCAGATCTGGGGGCCGTCTCGCTGATGATGACTGCCGATGCGGATCAATTGCAGCAAGTGTTTACGAACCTGATCGAGAACGCGATCAAATACGGCGGGCAGGGGCGTTCGGTCTGGATCACCGCCACCGTGTCAGAGCGTGATCAGGCTCTGCGCAGTCGCGGCGTGCGGATCAGCATTCGCGACGAAGGTCCCGGCATCGATCCCGTGCATTTGCCGCGTCTGACTGAGCGGTTTTACCGCGCGGACAGCCACCGCAGCCGCAGTCTGGGCGGTACAGGGTTGGGTTTGGCGATTGTAAAACATATCCTCAACCGGCACCGCGGGCGGTTGAGAATCACCTCAGAGCTGGGAAATGGCGCGGAATTTTTGGTAATCTTACCGCTGGAATAG
- a CDS encoding gamma carbonic anhydrase family protein codes for MTLYSLDGISPTIDPNAWVAPDANIIGNVVLEAGSSVWFGASLRGDNEVIHLGEGSNIQESCVLHTDIGFPLVIGRNCTIGHKVMLHGCTIGDNTLIGMGATILNGAKIGRDCLIGAGALITENKTIPDGSLVMGAPGKVVRMLDDNAIEALELSALSYRANARRFRDGLKAL; via the coding sequence ATGACGCTCTACAGCCTTGATGGCATCAGCCCGACGATTGATCCCAACGCTTGGGTTGCCCCTGATGCGAATATTATCGGCAATGTGGTGCTGGAAGCCGGCAGCTCTGTCTGGTTCGGAGCAAGCTTGCGGGGCGACAATGAAGTCATTCACCTCGGCGAAGGCAGTAACATTCAAGAATCCTGTGTTCTACATACGGACATAGGTTTTCCACTGGTCATAGGACGCAATTGCACGATTGGGCATAAGGTCATGCTGCATGGATGCACGATTGGCGACAATACCCTGATTGGGATGGGAGCTACCATCCTGAACGGTGCCAAAATCGGACGCGATTGCCTGATTGGGGCCGGTGCTTTGATCACAGAGAACAAGACTATCCCCGACGGCAGCCTCGTTATGGGCGCACCGGGCAAGGTTGTTCGGATGCTGGATGACAATGCCATCGAAGCGCTGGAATTAAGCGCGCTGAGTTACCGGGCAAACGCGCGGCGTTTTCGTGATGGGCTAAAGGCGCTCTAG